In Deferribacteraceae bacterium V6Fe1, one genomic interval encodes:
- a CDS encoding DUF4911 domain-containing protein, whose translation MKFETVKIKFKINIKDIVYINSIIDSYEGVGIVRTIDPNMGLVAVYTNEFMKKYMYEIIDALKAEGFYIDNIEEEKTECVDKW comes from the coding sequence ATGAAGTTTGAAACCGTTAAGATAAAATTTAAAATAAATATTAAAGACATTGTTTATATTAACAGTATAATTGATTCATATGAAGGTGTTGGGATTGTTAGAACTATTGACCCGAATATGGGTCTGGTAGCCGTTTATACCAATGAGTTTATGAAAAAATATATGTATGAAATCATTGATGCTTTAAAAGCTGAGGGTTTTTATATTGATAATATTGAAGAAGAAAAAACAGAGTGTGTTGATAAATGGTAA
- a CDS encoding HD domain-containing protein: MELSINKKYLIFELVKSFTKDDRPYIRVVLLDSKGDQYNGIMFDSNKLDFEPEKGDIVEINGSLQNYNGQMQIKINNMIKGSLDDLYDFLPKSKYDPDVMLNELMDIVYKNLDCEYTIKLMDMFFNDDATIKQFIKHPAAKNVHHAYVGGLLEHTLSVVKLAIILSDYYSEQVDKNILIAGAIFHDLGKIYELDISKGFDYTDSGKLLGHLILGIDLVRGYISKIENFPENKANLILHLIASHHGYIEFGAIKKPKTYEALILHHIDDLDAKINNFGILFEKDKVQTGWSGYDRLLERQIFKHKDN; this comes from the coding sequence ATGGAATTAAGTATTAATAAGAAGTATTTAATATTTGAGCTTGTTAAGAGTTTTACAAAAGATGACAGACCTTACATAAGAGTCGTGCTTTTAGACTCAAAAGGGGACCAATATAATGGAATAATGTTTGACAGTAACAAATTGGATTTTGAGCCTGAAAAAGGGGATATAGTCGAGATAAATGGCAGTTTGCAAAACTATAACGGACAAATGCAGATAAAAATTAACAATATGATAAAAGGATCTTTAGATGATCTTTATGATTTTTTGCCAAAATCGAAATATGACCCAGATGTAATGCTCAATGAATTGATGGATATTGTTTATAAAAATTTGGATTGCGAGTATACTATAAAACTAATGGATATGTTTTTTAATGATGATGCTACAATAAAACAATTTATAAAACATCCTGCAGCTAAAAATGTCCACCACGCTTATGTAGGCGGACTTTTGGAGCATACTTTATCCGTAGTAAAGCTTGCTATCATTCTTTCAGATTATTATAGCGAACAAGTTGATAAAAATATTTTAATTGCCGGAGCTATTTTCCATGATTTGGGAAAAATTTATGAATTGGATATTAGTAAGGGGTTTGATTATACCGATTCCGGGAAGCTCCTTGGCCATTTAATATTGGGAATAGATTTGGTAAGAGGATACATATCAAAGATAGAGAATTTCCCTGAAAATAAAGCCAATCTTATACTGCATCTTATTGCAAGTCACCATGGTTATATTGAATTCGGAGCCATCAAAAAACCAAAGACCTATGAAGCTTTGATACTTCACCATATTGATGATTTGGACGCTAAAATTAATAATTTCGGTATACTATTTGAAAAAGATAAAGTGCAAACAGGCTGGAGCGGCTACGATAGATTGTTAGAAAGGCAAATTTTTAAACATAAAGATAACTAA
- a CDS encoding uracil permease, producing MTEVTGFKKVILGVQMLFVAFGALVLVPLLTGLDPSIALFTAGLGTLVFQFITKSQVPVFLASSFAFIAPIQYGMKNFGVSKTLGALFCTGFAYVIFSILVKKGGVRAIEKYLPPIVTGPVIMVIGLKLAPVAVNMAKSFDGSGNMDGKAVLISMVSLITAILVVMYGRRVLSLIPILSGIIVGYLLSLILGVVSFDPIIQAKWFSIPWVEAMKAGSFAIPTFDLAAIMFIFPVAIAPAIEHVGDVLAISSVTGKNYLKDPGLHRTLLGDGIATSVAGILGGPPNTTYSEVTGAVALTKATDVIYMRIAAITAIILAFVGKLGAVLKTIPVPVMGGILILLFGMIAAIGIGSLVRNKVDMAKSRNLVIASVVLVIGIGDMVISIGKVSLGGIGLAGLVGIVLNIILPGDER from the coding sequence ATGACTGAAGTCACGGGTTTTAAAAAAGTAATTTTAGGAGTGCAAATGCTCTTTGTCGCATTTGGTGCTCTTGTTTTAGTTCCGTTACTCACCGGTTTAGATCCTTCTATTGCACTTTTTACTGCCGGTTTGGGAACATTGGTCTTTCAGTTTATCACTAAATCCCAAGTACCTGTTTTTCTTGCCAGCTCTTTTGCTTTTATCGCACCTATTCAATACGGTATGAAAAACTTTGGAGTCTCTAAAACATTAGGTGCCTTATTTTGTACCGGTTTTGCTTATGTTATTTTTAGTATACTTGTTAAAAAAGGTGGAGTTAGGGCAATTGAAAAGTATCTGCCACCAATAGTTACCGGCCCGGTCATTATGGTAATAGGTTTAAAACTTGCTCCTGTTGCCGTAAATATGGCTAAAAGCTTTGACGGCTCAGGAAATATGGATGGTAAAGCTGTTTTAATCTCTATGGTCTCTTTAATTACCGCAATACTTGTCGTAATGTATGGACGTAGAGTTTTAAGTCTAATTCCAATACTAAGCGGAATCATAGTGGGGTATTTATTGTCACTCATTTTGGGTGTTGTATCTTTTGACCCTATAATTCAAGCTAAATGGTTTTCTATCCCTTGGGTTGAAGCGATGAAAGCTGGAAGTTTTGCTATTCCTACTTTTGATTTGGCAGCCATTATGTTTATATTTCCGGTCGCAATTGCTCCGGCTATAGAGCACGTCGGAGATGTTTTGGCAATTTCATCTGTTACAGGTAAAAATTATTTAAAAGATCCCGGATTGCACAGAACATTACTTGGAGATGGTATAGCAACCTCTGTAGCAGGAATTTTAGGCGGGCCGCCTAATACCACGTATTCGGAAGTTACAGGTGCAGTTGCTTTAACAAAGGCTACAGATGTAATTTATATGAGAATTGCTGCAATAACTGCAATTATATTGGCTTTTGTCGGTAAATTGGGCGCCGTATTGAAAACAATCCCTGTACCTGTTATGGGTGGAATATTAATTTTGCTTTTTGGTATGATTGCGGCAATAGGTATTGGCTCCCTTGTCAGAAATAAAGTAGATATGGCTAAATCAAGAAATCTTGTAATAGCTTCAGTAGTTTTGGTCATAGGGATTGGTGATATGGTTATATCAATAGGTAAAGTCAGTTTAGGTGGTATAGGTCTTGCAGGTTTGGTTGGAATTGTATTAAATATCATTCTTCCAGGAGATGAAAGATGA
- the upp gene encoding uracil phosphoribosyltransferase, translating into MKLPENFQVVTHPLIEHKLTYIRDIKTSKKEFKELVNEVAMLMAYEITKDMPLEEVEIETPICKTVSKVLAGKKLVLVPILRAGIGMVDGILKLVPSARVGHIGLYRDEATLQPVSYYFKIPSNCEDRDFILIDPMLATGGSAVYAANMLKEAGAKSIKFMCLIAAPEGVEKFCSAHPDIKVFAAALDEKLNEKGYIVPGLGDAGDRLFGTK; encoded by the coding sequence ATGAAATTGCCGGAAAATTTTCAGGTAGTAACACACCCTTTGATTGAACATAAGTTGACTTACATTAGAGATATTAAAACAAGCAAAAAAGAATTTAAAGAGCTTGTAAATGAAGTGGCTATGTTAATGGCTTATGAAATTACAAAAGATATGCCTCTAGAAGAGGTTGAGATAGAAACTCCTATCTGCAAAACAGTATCTAAGGTATTGGCAGGTAAAAAGCTTGTCCTTGTCCCTATCCTTAGGGCAGGTATTGGTATGGTTGATGGGATTTTAAAATTAGTGCCCTCAGCCAGAGTTGGCCATATCGGACTCTATCGAGATGAAGCTACTTTGCAACCGGTATCTTATTATTTTAAAATACCTTCTAACTGCGAGGACAGAGATTTTATATTAATAGATCCTATGCTTGCTACAGGTGGATCAGCCGTTTACGCGGCAAATATGCTTAAAGAAGCAGGTGCCAAAAGTATCAAATTTATGTGTCTTATTGCAGCTCCTGAAGGTGTGGAGAAATTCTGTAGTGCTCATCCGGATATAAAAGTCTTTGCAGCAGCATTAGATGAAAAGCTGAACGAAAAAGGTTATATCGTCCCTGGCTTGGGGGATGCAGGGGATAGATTATTTGGCACAAAATAG
- a CDS encoding DUF502 domain-containing protein, with protein MKKFRAYIRNVFLAGILTVLPVIVTYFFLSFIFKKLTGFLVPYLDLASDYFEFYLTEAQKALLSLSLLIIAIFFIGLFAKNYFGKQIIRFFERILSKIPLIRGIYSATRQIIDTFQSPSGSNFKKVVLVEYPRKGIYSIGFVTKESSNFYNSKIGKKCSNVFIPTTPNPTSGFILIIPNEELLELDLTVEEGVKFVISAGLLSPEKIREELSKNKEADKNVS; from the coding sequence ATGAAAAAATTTAGGGCATATATTAGAAATGTTTTTTTGGCAGGCATACTTACAGTATTGCCTGTCATTGTTACGTATTTCTTTTTAAGTTTTATATTTAAAAAATTAACCGGATTTTTGGTGCCTTATCTTGATTTGGCATCAGACTACTTTGAATTTTATTTGACTGAAGCTCAAAAAGCTTTACTTTCACTATCTCTACTAATTATTGCAATATTCTTTATCGGACTCTTTGCTAAAAATTATTTTGGAAAACAAATTATTAGATTTTTTGAAAGAATACTTTCAAAGATACCATTAATCAGAGGGATATATTCCGCAACAAGACAGATAATCGACACTTTTCAGTCTCCATCAGGTTCTAATTTTAAAAAAGTTGTTTTGGTTGAATATCCTCGAAAAGGGATATACTCGATAGGATTTGTAACAAAGGAGTCGTCAAATTTTTATAATTCGAAAATCGGGAAAAAATGCTCAAATGTCTTTATACCAACTACGCCTAACCCTACATCCGGCTTTATTTTGATTATACCGAATGAAGAATTGTTAGAGCTTGACCTTACCGTTGAAGAGGGGGTAAAGTTTGTAATTTCTGCCGGTTTGCTTTCCCCTGAGAAAATCAGGGAAGAGCTTTCAAAAAATAAAGAAGCTGATAAAAATGTATCATAA
- the aroE gene encoding shikimate dehydrogenase yields the protein MYHNTGLIGHPLNHSISPLIHNYFYHKSRINGGYCCFDIDKNEIAQIIHTMKKFNFKGFNVTLPYKTDIIDFLNEIDLQASKINAVNTVKIMEDKLFGYNTDLFGIEKTFEKFEIELSNKKILILGSGGAARPLFYFLKDKNANVDIVNRTVKNTETVLKQLRINSFNNFDLLFLKKNNYYDIIINTTSVGIDKKGFFDMSHIDCGEFVFDFQYSIDGDTPFLDIYKEKVAKYTDGLLMLIYQGLKAFELFNDVKLVIDINELKKFILKKG from the coding sequence ATGTATCATAATACCGGACTTATAGGACACCCTTTAAATCATAGTATTTCCCCTTTAATTCATAATTATTTTTATCACAAATCAAGAATAAATGGCGGTTACTGCTGCTTTGATATCGATAAAAACGAAATAGCTCAAATTATACACACAATGAAAAAGTTTAATTTTAAAGGGTTTAATGTTACGTTGCCTTACAAAACAGACATTATTGACTTTTTGAATGAAATAGATTTACAGGCGTCAAAAATTAATGCTGTGAATACCGTAAAGATTATGGAAGATAAATTGTTTGGTTATAATACTGATTTGTTTGGCATAGAAAAAACTTTTGAAAAATTTGAAATTGAGCTAAGCAATAAGAAAATATTGATATTAGGCTCAGGAGGTGCAGCAAGGCCTCTTTTTTATTTCTTAAAAGATAAAAATGCAAATGTTGATATTGTAAATAGGACTGTTAAAAATACGGAAACGGTTTTAAAGCAATTGAGGATAAATAGTTTCAATAATTTTGATTTACTTTTTTTGAAAAAAAATAATTATTATGATATAATTATAAATACTACATCTGTGGGGATAGATAAAAAGGGGTTTTTCGATATGAGTCATATTGATTGTGGAGAGTTTGTGTTTGATTTCCAGTATTCAATAGATGGCGATACACCTTTTTTGGATATTTACAAAGAAAAAGTTGCAAAATATACTGATGGGCTATTGATGCTAATTTATCAAGGGTTAAAAGCTTTTGAGTTGTTTAATGATGTTAAATTGGTAATTGATATAAACGAATTAAAAAAATTTATTTTAAAGAAAGGTTAG
- the pilB gene encoding type IV-A pilus assembly ATPase PilB, which translates to MISSKIGAILLSENLITQEQLEKALEVQKKEGGRLGSILIKLGYVDEKKIAEFLSKQYSVPYVDLSTVHVEPKILNLIPKDLCRKFLVVPFDREGQTIKVAIADPSNVYALEELRFVSGFNVRAYVAVESSIREFLDKQVDAEEKVLAEFDDLDISDLEFEETEEEVSLTELKKEVEDAPIVKLVNYILTEAVKRGASDIHVEPYEKDFRVRFRIDGVMHEFIRPPKNIKDALTSRLKILAELDIAERRLPQDGRIKIKLSNKAIDMRVSTLPVLYGEKVVLRILDKSNLQLDLEKLGFEPESLKVFLKGIESPYGMVLVTGPTGSGKSTTLYSALSRLNKEDTNIMTAEDPVEYNIFGINQVQMKEEIGLNFAAALRSFLRQDPDIIMVGEIRDYETAEIAIKAALTGHLVLSTLHTNDAPSTINRLLNMGIEPFLVASSTVVILAQRLARKICKNCAEKIKLPQEALLTVGFKKEELNDFTPYRGKGCDACNGTGYKGRVALYEVMGVTDSIKELILRGATAAEIKEQAVKEGMLTLRRSGLEKVKTGLTSIEEVVRVTFAD; encoded by the coding sequence ATGATTTCTTCTAAAATTGGTGCAATTTTATTAAGTGAAAATCTCATCACACAAGAGCAGTTGGAGAAGGCACTTGAAGTACAGAAGAAAGAGGGTGGAAGGTTGGGTTCTATCCTTATTAAACTTGGCTATGTGGATGAAAAAAAGATAGCTGAATTTTTAAGTAAACAATACAGTGTCCCTTATGTCGATTTGTCAACTGTCCATGTTGAGCCCAAAATATTAAACTTAATCCCCAAAGATTTGTGCAGAAAGTTTTTGGTAGTGCCTTTTGATAGGGAAGGGCAGACAATTAAGGTTGCTATTGCTGACCCGTCAAATGTCTATGCTTTGGAAGAATTAAGATTTGTTTCAGGGTTTAATGTTAGAGCTTATGTTGCCGTTGAGTCAAGTATAAGGGAGTTTTTGGATAAACAAGTTGATGCTGAAGAGAAAGTTTTGGCAGAATTTGATGATCTTGATATTAGCGATCTTGAGTTTGAAGAAACTGAAGAAGAGGTTAGCCTGACTGAGCTAAAAAAAGAGGTAGAAGACGCTCCAATAGTTAAGCTTGTCAATTATATTTTAACTGAAGCTGTGAAAAGAGGGGCTTCGGATATCCACGTTGAACCATATGAAAAGGATTTTAGGGTAAGGTTTAGGATTGACGGCGTAATGCATGAATTTATAAGACCTCCCAAAAATATTAAAGATGCACTTACATCAAGGCTTAAAATTTTGGCAGAGCTTGATATTGCCGAAAGACGTCTGCCTCAGGATGGTAGGATAAAAATAAAGCTTTCAAACAAAGCTATAGATATGAGGGTATCAACCCTGCCTGTACTTTACGGAGAAAAGGTAGTTTTAAGGATTCTCGACAAATCAAACTTACAGCTTGATTTGGAAAAGCTTGGTTTTGAACCTGAGTCTTTAAAAGTATTTTTAAAAGGTATCGAAAGTCCATACGGAATGGTTTTGGTTACGGGGCCAACGGGTAGTGGTAAGTCTACTACACTTTACTCTGCTTTAAGCAGACTCAATAAGGAAGATACAAATATTATGACAGCAGAAGACCCTGTTGAGTATAATATATTTGGTATTAACCAAGTACAGATGAAAGAAGAGATAGGCCTTAATTTTGCCGCTGCTCTTAGGAGCTTTTTGAGGCAAGACCCTGATATTATTATGGTGGGGGAGATCAGGGACTATGAAACGGCGGAAATAGCCATTAAAGCGGCTTTAACGGGTCACTTGGTTTTGTCTACACTGCACACCAATGATGCACCAAGCACAATAAACAGATTATTGAATATGGGTATAGAGCCCTTCTTGGTAGCCTCATCTACCGTAGTAATATTGGCACAAAGGCTTGCAAGAAAGATATGTAAAAATTGTGCTGAAAAAATAAAACTTCCTCAAGAAGCACTCTTGACCGTTGGTTTTAAAAAAGAGGAATTAAATGATTTTACACCTTACAGAGGTAAAGGTTGCGATGCTTGCAACGGCACAGGGTATAAAGGAAGGGTAGCACTTTATGAGGTAATGGGTGTAACAGACTCCATAAAAGAATTAATTTTAAGAGGTGCTACAGCAGCAGAAATAAAAGAACAAGCAGTAAAAGAGGGGATGCTGACTCTCAGAAGAAGTGGTCTTGAAAAAGTGAAAACAGGGCTTACTTCCATAGAAGAGGTAGTAAGGGTAACATTTGCAGATTAG
- a CDS encoding type IV pilus twitching motility protein PilT, producing MYSLQDLLQKMIEMNASDLHLTVGTPPVFRVNGELVKIEGEKLTPNVIKSMCYSIMSEAQKKRFEEELELDSSFGIKGISRFRANFFMQRGAVAAAFRKIPYEVLGFSELGLPEIISTLCDKPRGMVLVTGPTGSGKSTTLAAMIDKINSEKKVHIITIEDPIEYLHHHKMAMVNQREVKADTRTFTTALKYILRQDPDVVLIGEMRDLETIEAALTVSETGHLTFGTLHTNSAIQTINRIVDVFPPHQQSQIRAQLSFVLEGIVCQQLIQRADNLGRVVACEVMIPNSAIRNLIREDKLHQIYSMMQSGQSEHGMITMSQSLFNLYSKGLITYDDAINKAVYPDEVRQMIDRAGLNRGKTRRI from the coding sequence ATGTATTCATTACAGGATTTATTGCAAAAGATGATTGAGATGAACGCCAGTGACTTGCACCTTACCGTTGGTACGCCGCCTGTATTTAGGGTGAATGGCGAACTGGTTAAAATTGAAGGGGAGAAGCTTACTCCGAATGTAATTAAAAGTATGTGCTACAGCATTATGAGTGAAGCTCAGAAAAAACGATTTGAAGAGGAGTTGGAGCTTGATTCCTCATTTGGGATAAAAGGGATAAGCAGATTTAGAGCAAACTTTTTTATGCAAAGAGGGGCTGTGGCTGCTGCATTCAGAAAAATCCCTTATGAAGTGCTGGGTTTCAGTGAGCTTGGGTTACCTGAAATTATATCCACACTATGTGACAAACCTCGTGGCATGGTATTGGTCACAGGTCCAACAGGTAGTGGTAAATCAACTACTTTGGCTGCTATGATTGATAAAATAAACAGTGAAAAGAAAGTTCATATTATTACCATAGAAGATCCTATTGAATATTTACATCACCATAAAATGGCTATGGTCAACCAACGAGAGGTCAAAGCTGATACCAGAACATTTACAACTGCCTTAAAATATATCTTAAGGCAAGACCCTGATGTTGTTTTGATTGGTGAGATGAGAGATTTGGAAACTATAGAAGCTGCGCTAACTGTTTCTGAAACAGGTCACTTAACTTTTGGTACATTACATACTAATAGTGCAATACAGACCATTAATAGAATTGTCGATGTCTTTCCTCCGCATCAACAATCACAAATTAGAGCTCAACTTTCATTTGTATTGGAAGGGATTGTTTGTCAGCAACTTATTCAAAGAGCAGATAATCTTGGAAGGGTAGTTGCTTGCGAGGTAATGATACCAAATTCGGCAATCAGAAACCTTATCAGAGAGGACAAACTTCATCAAATTTATTCTATGATGCAATCGGGGCAAAGTGAACATGGTATGATAACGATGAGTCAATCCTTATTCAATCTCTATTCAAAAGGTCTTATCACTTATGATGATGCAATCAATAAAGCGGTTTATCCTGATGAAGTAAGGCAAATGATTGATAGAGCAGGACTTAATAGAGGGAAAACCAGGAGGATTTGA
- a CDS encoding type II secretion system F family protein — MGKYLYKGKDDKGNFVDGIIEASSKEEALSTLKSRRINVQELKYDWKHVELSFGEKITDEDLVIATRQLATMISAGLSLVKALDILASQSSKKKMRNMFEDIKNQIEQGAQFNKALQKYKRVFGDLYINMVAAGEAGGLLDNVLDRLAIYMEKAISLKRKVKAAMMYPSIVLTVAVAVVWGLLVFIIPKFKEMYEGFGGSLPALTQFTINLSEFLGSWYGGGVILAVIVIASVTISTLYKRTEKGKLIIDRMLLRIPKIGDLLRKVAVAKFSRTFGTLLNSGVPILEALDIVAKTSGNKYIEKHLIKSKSDIEQGKNIVYPLEKSGIFPPMVTQMISVGEETGALDQMLSKIADFYDDEVDRAVEGLTKMIEPMLMLVVGGSVGFIIIAMYLPIFKLGDVVQ; from the coding sequence ATGGGAAAATATCTATATAAAGGTAAGGACGATAAGGGGAACTTTGTCGATGGAATTATTGAAGCGAGCAGCAAAGAGGAAGCTCTCAGCACGCTGAAAAGCAGAAGAATAAATGTTCAAGAGTTAAAGTATGATTGGAAACATGTTGAACTTTCCTTTGGGGAAAAAATTACTGATGAAGACTTGGTTATTGCTACGAGGCAGCTTGCCACAATGATTAGTGCAGGTCTTTCACTTGTAAAAGCACTTGATATACTTGCATCCCAATCATCTAAGAAGAAAATGCGCAACATGTTTGAAGATATTAAAAACCAGATTGAGCAGGGTGCCCAATTTAATAAGGCATTGCAAAAGTATAAAAGAGTATTTGGGGATTTATACATTAACATGGTTGCAGCAGGTGAAGCAGGTGGACTTTTGGATAATGTCCTTGACAGACTTGCAATTTATATGGAAAAAGCTATATCGTTAAAAAGAAAAGTAAAAGCCGCTATGATGTATCCATCGATAGTGCTTACTGTTGCAGTTGCTGTTGTATGGGGTCTGTTGGTCTTTATTATACCCAAATTTAAGGAGATGTACGAAGGGTTTGGCGGGTCTTTACCTGCATTGACACAATTTACGATAAACCTAAGTGAATTTTTAGGCAGTTGGTATGGCGGTGGCGTTATCCTTGCTGTTATTGTAATTGCTTCGGTAACCATCAGCACACTTTATAAAAGAACAGAAAAAGGGAAATTGATTATAGATAGAATGTTATTAAGAATTCCTAAAATTGGTGATTTACTTAGAAAAGTTGCAGTGGCAAAATTTTCAAGGACATTCGGCACACTTTTAAATAGTGGGGTACCTATCCTTGAGGCTTTGGATATAGTTGCAAAAACAAGTGGGAACAAATATATAGAAAAACATTTGATAAAAAGTAAATCGGATATTGAGCAAGGTAAAAATATTGTTTACCCACTGGAGAAGTCAGGTATATTCCCACCAATGGTTACACAGATGATTTCTGTTGGAGAAGAAACAGGTGCTCTGGATCAGATGTTGTCTAAGATTGCTGATTTCTACGATGATGAGGTAGACAGGGCTGTTGAAGGGCTTACCAAAATGATTGAGCCTATGCTTATGTTAGTTGTTGGTGGGTCTGTTGGTTTTATTATTATTGCCATGTACTTACCAATATTTAAACTCGGTGATGTTGTTCAATAG
- a CDS encoding MerR family transcriptional regulator, whose amino-acid sequence MHSNKIYYKISEVCEITDLKPSVLRFWEKEFKEIRPFKTTSKRRLYTQKNIEAINKIKDLLYNKRMTIEGAKRFLKEENFSELNPNDVDLGLLKKELLEIVKKLREV is encoded by the coding sequence ATGCATAGTAATAAAATTTACTATAAAATAAGTGAAGTTTGTGAAATCACTGACTTAAAGCCTTCTGTTTTGAGGTTTTGGGAAAAAGAGTTTAAAGAGATTAGACCCTTTAAGACTACTTCAAAAAGAAGGCTTTATACTCAGAAAAATATCGAAGCTATTAATAAGATAAAAGACCTATTGTATAATAAACGGATGACAATTGAGGGGGCAAAACGTTTTCTTAAAGAAGAAAATTTCTCTGAATTGAATCCTAATGACGTAGATTTGGGATTGTTAAAAAAAGAGTTGCTTGAAATTGTCAAAAAATTAAGGGAAGTATAA
- a CDS encoding integration host factor subunit alpha gives MTKADIVEKIYEGLGITKKDISTVVDRVFEIMRDEILSKNNIKISGFGNFDVKTRGRRIGRNPKTGEEKVIEPRTVVVFRPSQLFKEEVNA, from the coding sequence ATGACTAAGGCTGACATAGTTGAAAAGATTTATGAAGGTTTAGGTATTACCAAAAAAGATATTTCTACAGTTGTTGACAGAGTTTTCGAGATAATGAGAGATGAAATTCTATCTAAAAATAACATCAAGATATCAGGATTTGGTAATTTTGATGTTAAAACAAGAGGCAGAAGGATTGGTAGAAACCCTAAAACCGGTGAAGAAAAGGTTATTGAGCCAAGGACAGTAGTGGTTTTCAGACCTAGCCAACTCTTTAAAGAAGAGGTAAATGCATAG